In Mytilus edulis chromosome 6, xbMytEdul2.2, whole genome shotgun sequence, the following proteins share a genomic window:
- the LOC139528316 gene encoding uncharacterized protein isoform X3 — protein sequence MANFSPEICQDLGFTSTSVTDEVPVPDDTLIFSHLDASIVLHHGNAKVKKTVGLSKEHGYSKTPNIRRSTASVSANDEIEEHAYSRPKPPSCRELFQESVLDSFVENIRTNDKKQTEPDDIRVSDVFIMQRARSLINQEVKNVSTKRMGEQSLLLTRKKMEHLSEDSSKLCDSIIEEMKNRTPFLLEIMLSAFDEKHLQGQKSRITGSLAIVYSILMFARNAEMSAFQRMMTAICIRGRAEDMLITRLNRVGVTLSPTSKQRLIKEAGEISHKALCDYLKEKPLLKITGDNLDIYIKSRCVSIDKGNTDLHLFASNALTSRLSSVDMDNRTPVVPEVNRDVLKLTEAEIDNMKYSYSILIARILSTLDQFKWMSTVVPVHINHGYSAGMSQKSQVFQLPIQHKNEAKYEDILDIMDSYEKLLQKTFQESHGTVEMLDEFGVIASGDQLTKVRFEGAKKLRLMSPTTSGRLDHLRPVVIELWHLKQDYLEKTFKALYKMDSIDKLGTLAFWRNRLKKTDVNGKVKGHFNSHSEFFKLIVRELIREQAFELFNINIENTTAYPQNISKASRLTKENKMMELSGEILHKFDVMRTGVPSESNDELFNYSTNLTIRGLHYLQMEDTVKEGDISRIIPNLKVCIPIFYAHSCLSKYLFECVDYITKVTCFLSPLEKLRVLEGSMVNLRGGQGNNIEADLVQEHSVRNQKELIRGLGANKTETAISAVTAAAPVISQICRNFDAEHNIAKKASRHSKIISTEDIKIVSESLRKMRPFSNTNDRKCSFPNLPCQPSANVDRIKMDIDLNVMLGRVGRGYISVVNEEDADIGTDDEEDDDEIPDIPL from the exons TTTAGATGCAAGTATTGTACTACATCATGGAAATGCCAAGGTTAAAAAGACTGTAGGGTTAAGCAA AGAACATGGTTATAGCAAGACACCAAATATCAGAAGATCAACTGCTAGTGTTAGTGCAAATGA TGAAATAGAAGAACATGCCTACAGCAGGCCCAAACCCCCCTCTTGTAGGGAACTATTTCAAGAAAGTGTATTGGACTCTTTTGTTGAAAACATCagaacaaatgacaaaaaacagACAGAACCAG ATGACATAAGAGTAAGTGATGTATTTATAATGCAAAGAGCAAGATCATTGATAAATCAGGAAGTTAAAAATGTAAGCACTAAAAGAATGGGAGAACAAAGTCTGCTACTAACCAGGAAAAAAATGGAGCATTTATCAGAAGATTCAAGTAAATTGTGTGATTCCATTATAGAAGAAATGAAAAACAG gacaccatttctattggaaATAATGCTGTCTGCATTTGATGAAAAACATCTACAAGGGCAAAAAAGCAGAATAACTGGATCATTGGCTATAGTATACAGCATTCTTATGTTTGCAAGAAATGCGGAAATGAGTGCATTCCAAAGAATGATGACAGCAATTTGTATAAGGGGACGAGCAGAAGATATg cTTATTACTAGATTGAATAGAGTAGGTGTTACATTGTCACCAACCAGTAAGCAGAGATTGATAAAAGAAGCAGGAGAAATCAGCCATAAAGCTCTGTGTGATTATTTGAAGGAAAAGCCACTGCTAAAAATTACTGGTGATAATCTGGACATCTACATTAAAAGTCGATGTGTATCAATAGATAAAGGAAATACAGATTTGCATTTATTTGCCTCGAATGCCTTAACTAGCAGGTTATCATCTGTAGACATGGACAACAGAACCCCTGTAGTTCCTGAAGTTAATAGAGATGTTTTAAAACTAACAGAAGCAGAAATTGACAACATGAAATATTCATATTCAATATTG ATTGCAAGAATTTTGAGTACATTGGATCAATTTAAATGGATGTCAACAGTAGTACCAGTACACATAAACCATGGCTATAGTGCTGGAATGTCCCAAAAAAGCCAAGTGTTCCAGTTACCGATCCAACACAAAAATGAGGCCAAATATGAAGATATTCTTGATATCATGGATTCTTATGAGAAACTACTGCAAAAAACATTTCAGGAATCCCATG GAACAGTTGAAATGTTAGATGAATTTGGAGTTATTGCATCTGGTGACCAACTAACCAAAGTCAGATTTGAAGGCGCAAAAAAACTACGTCTCATGTCTCCAACAACATCGGGAAGACTTGACCATTTGAGACCAGTTGTTATTGAGCTGTGGCATCTTAAGCAAGATTACTTAGAA AAAACTTTTAAAGCACTTTACAAAATGGATTCTATAGACAAGTTAGGTACCTTGGCATTTTGGAGAAACAGGCTGAAGAAGACTGATGTAAATGGCAAGGTGAAGGGTCACTTCAATTCCCACAGCGAATTTTTTAAACTTATAGTAAGGGAGCTTATTCGAGAACAGGCATTTGAACTCTTTAACATTAATATCGAAAACACTACAGCTTATCCACAAAATATCAGCAAGGCAAGCAGacttaccaaagaaaataaaatgatgGAATTATCAGGTGAAATACTTCATAAATTTGATGTTATGCGTACAGGGGTACCTTCAGAAAGCAATGACGAATTATTTAATTACAGTACAAATTTAACAATTAGGGGATTACACTACCTACAAATGGAGGACACTGTAAAAGAAGGTGACATTTCTAGAATCATTCCAAACCTGAAAGTGTGCATTCCAATTTTTTATGCACATTCTTGCCTTTCAAAATACTTATTTGAATGTGTAGATTACATTACTAAGGTAACCTGTTTTCTTTCTCCTTTGGAAAAACTTAGAGTGTTGGAAGGCAGTATGGTGAATTTGAGAGGTGGACAAGGCAATAACATCGAGGCCGATTTGGTACAGGAGCATTCCGTAAGGAATCAAAAAGAGTTGATCAGGGGTCTGGGCGCCAATAAAACTGAAACAGCTATTTCTGCTGTTACTGCAGCAGCACCAGTTATTTCACAAATATGCAGGAATTTTGATGCTGAACACAACATTGCAAAAAAAGCTTCAAGACACAGTAAAATTATATCTACAGAGGATATCAAAATTGTTAGTGAAAGTTTGAGAAAAATGAGACCATTTTCAAATACTAATGATAGAAAATGTTCTTTCCCTAATTTACCATGTCAGCCTTCTGCAAATGTAGATAGGATCAAAATGGACATTGACTTGAATGTGATGCTAGGTAGGGTGGGCAGAGGATACATATCTGTAGTTAACGAGGAAGATGCAGACATTGGTACTGATGATGAAGAGGATGATGATGAAATTCCAGATATTCCTCTTTGA
- the LOC139528315 gene encoding uncharacterized protein, producing the protein MYTYLTLVKSNMDVTETIRNVQCQLYPQLTLKHEQISSIENILQGNNIIVNLPVGFGKSIIFHLLPKIFEDLGRVQNKVLVVSPLNAIMEDQCKKLNKINVKVVQLSQKCQIIENNKDSCENVIQESLSASIILTHPEGLLVAENGVKLLRALEGKVGAIVIDECHKIDDW; encoded by the exons ATGTATACTTATTTGACCCTTGTCAAATCCAACATGGATGTTACAGAGACGATACGGAACGTACAATGTCAGCTGTATCCACAGTTGACACTGAAACATGAACAAATTTCCTCCATAGAAAACATTCTCCAGGGAAATAATATTATAGTCAATCTGCCTGTTGGGTTTGGAAAGAGTATAATATTCCATTTGTTGCCCA aaatatttgaagACCTTGGAAGAGTGCAGAATAAGGTATTGGTGGTGTCTCCTCTAAATGCCATTATGGAAGATCAATGTAAAAAATTGAACAAGATTAATGTTAAGGTTGTTCAGCTTAGCCAGAAGTGCCAGATCATTGAGAACAACAAAGACAGCTGTGAAAATG tcaTACAGGAATCACTTAGTGCCAGTATCATTCTGACACACCCTGAGGGACTGTTAGTTGCAGAAAATGGTGTTAAATTGTTACGAGCATTGGAGGGAAAAGTTGGCGCAATTGTCATTGATGAATGTCACAAAATTGATGACTGGTAA